Proteins encoded together in one Citromicrobium bathyomarinum window:
- a CDS encoding acyl carrier protein, with protein sequence MSDTAERVQKIVVEHLGVEADKVTQDASFIDDLGADSLDIVELVMAFEEEFGVEIPDDAAEKISTVGDATKYIEEHKG encoded by the coding sequence ATGAGCGATACCGCCGAGCGCGTACAGAAGATCGTTGTCGAGCATCTGGGCGTGGAAGCCGACAAGGTGACGCAGGATGCGAGCTTCATCGATGATCTGGGCGCGGACAGCCTCGACATCGTTGAGCTGGTGATGGCGTTCGAAGAAGAATTCGGTGTCGAAATCCCCGACGATGCGGCTGAGAAGATCAGCACGGTCGGCGATGCGACCAAGTATATCGAAGAGCACAAGGGTTAA
- a CDS encoding lytic transglycosylase domain-containing protein, translating to MSLVACGCAALAIAISGSARAQEFQVFDHDLGKVEVTSEDGRTFNPTAIYFGKPDGGAAHVDRRFKEALYEPLIRQAEARYQLPPRLLQALVWQESRFNPLAISPAGAAGLAQLMPGTARELGVSNRHDPAQNIDGGARYLKQMLERFGAIHLALAAYNAGPGAVSRAGGIPKNRETLGYVKSVIDRWMAYSSI from the coding sequence ATGTCTCTGGTGGCTTGCGGTTGCGCTGCGCTCGCGATTGCGATTTCGGGATCAGCGCGCGCGCAGGAGTTTCAGGTCTTCGACCATGATCTCGGCAAAGTTGAGGTTACAAGCGAGGATGGGCGCACTTTCAACCCGACTGCAATCTACTTTGGCAAGCCAGATGGCGGCGCGGCTCATGTCGATAGAAGGTTCAAGGAAGCTTTGTACGAGCCACTCATCCGGCAAGCTGAAGCGCGATACCAATTGCCACCGCGACTGCTGCAGGCTCTGGTTTGGCAGGAGTCACGTTTCAATCCGTTGGCGATCAGTCCGGCTGGCGCGGCCGGGCTCGCTCAACTGATGCCGGGAACGGCGAGGGAACTTGGTGTCAGCAATCGCCACGATCCAGCTCAGAACATCGATGGCGGCGCGCGGTATCTGAAGCAGATGCTAGAGCGCTTCGGTGCGATCCATCTCGCGCTGGCTGCCTACAACGCTGGACCCGGCGCCGTGTCGCGAGCCGGCGGGATACCGAAAAATCGGGAAACACTTGGATATGTGAAGAGCGTTATCGACCGATGGATGGCATACAGTTCGATATGA
- the mltG gene encoding endolytic transglycosylase MltG, whose product MFRALAALVLIALALGAGWFAWGWYGAGPTQQDTSFIVRSGSTLTGVAQQLEDEGLIRSHEAFLLRAKIMGGDDPIKAGEFLMPGAASPATILDTLQHGEVIRRFVTIPEGTPSILVYETLMAEDLLTGEIPVPKEGSVLPDTYDFERGEDRAAVLARMQAAMRNYLAEAWPRRAKDIAVDNIEDAVTLASIVEKETGVPEERRMVAGLYSNRVKDGMLLQADPTIIYPITKGKPLGRRIRQSEIAAVNGYNTYTRVGLPTGPITNPGREAIAAVLNPAETDALFMVADGSGGHVFSSTLEEHNANVAKWYRLRRERGEM is encoded by the coding sequence ATGTTTCGCGCGCTCGCAGCGCTGGTGCTGATTGCGCTCGCGCTCGGCGCAGGCTGGTTCGCGTGGGGCTGGTATGGTGCCGGCCCCACGCAGCAGGATACGTCGTTCATCGTCCGCTCGGGCTCGACCCTCACGGGCGTCGCCCAGCAGCTGGAAGACGAGGGGCTGATTCGCAGCCATGAAGCCTTCCTCCTGCGGGCGAAGATCATGGGCGGCGACGATCCGATCAAGGCTGGCGAGTTCCTGATGCCGGGTGCCGCCAGCCCTGCAACGATCCTCGACACGCTGCAGCATGGCGAGGTGATCCGCCGGTTCGTCACCATTCCTGAAGGCACCCCTTCGATCCTGGTCTACGAAACGCTGATGGCAGAGGATCTGCTGACCGGGGAAATCCCGGTGCCCAAGGAAGGCAGCGTGCTGCCCGACACCTATGATTTCGAGCGTGGCGAAGATCGCGCGGCGGTGCTCGCCAGGATGCAGGCGGCAATGCGCAATTACCTCGCCGAAGCATGGCCGCGGCGCGCGAAGGACATCGCGGTCGACAATATCGAAGATGCGGTGACGCTCGCCTCGATCGTCGAGAAGGAAACCGGCGTCCCCGAAGAACGGCGCATGGTCGCCGGGCTCTATTCCAACCGGGTGAAGGACGGGATGCTGCTGCAGGCCGATCCGACGATCATCTACCCGATCACCAAGGGCAAGCCGCTGGGCCGCCGCATCCGCCAGTCGGAGATCGCGGCGGTGAACGGCTACAACACCTACACCAGAGTTGGCCTGCCGACCGGCCCGATCACCAATCCGGGACGCGAAGCGATCGCGGCGGTACTTAATCCGGCGGAAACCGACGCACTCTTCATGGTCGCCGATGGTTCGGGCGGGCACGTGTTCTCCTCTACGCTGGAGGAGCACAACGCCAATGTCGCCAAGTGGTACAGGCTCCGCCGCGAACGGGGCGAGATGTAG
- the fabF gene encoding beta-ketoacyl-ACP synthase II: MRRVVVTGLGLVTPLGGDVETSWKNLIAGKSGAGPITRFDASNQKATIACEVKGKDHEWGFDPDKRVDTKIQRQVDPFIVYGLDAAGQAIEDADLTEMDQATKERAGVSIGAGIGGLPGIEYESVNLHERGPGRVSPHFVHGRIINLISGQVSIRYGLMGPNHAVVTACSTGAHSIGDAARMIRDDDADIMLAGGSESTINPLGIAGFAQARALNTGFNDRPEQASRPYDRNREGFVLGEGAGVVVLEEYEHAKARGAKIYAEVVGYGLSGDAYHVTAPHPEGKGAELSMRMALRKAGLEPDDIDYINAHGTSTMADTIELAAAKRVFGDDLGGASMSSTKSAIGHLLGGAGAVESIFCILAIRDQIVPPTLNLDDPDEGTEGVDLVPHTAKKREVNAVLNNSFGFGGTNASLVMRKID, translated from the coding sequence ATGCGCCGCGTCGTTGTAACCGGTCTTGGCCTTGTCACCCCGCTGGGCGGCGATGTCGAAACCTCGTGGAAGAACCTTATTGCCGGCAAGAGCGGGGCGGGGCCGATCACCCGCTTCGACGCTTCCAACCAGAAGGCGACCATCGCCTGCGAGGTGAAGGGCAAAGATCACGAATGGGGCTTCGATCCCGACAAGCGGGTCGACACCAAGATCCAGCGCCAGGTGGACCCCTTCATCGTCTACGGGCTCGATGCGGCAGGCCAGGCGATCGAGGATGCGGACCTTACCGAAATGGACCAGGCCACCAAGGAACGCGCCGGCGTCTCCATCGGTGCGGGTATCGGCGGACTGCCGGGTATCGAATATGAATCGGTCAACCTGCACGAGCGTGGACCGGGCCGGGTCAGCCCGCACTTCGTCCACGGGCGTATCATCAACCTCATCAGCGGGCAGGTTTCGATCCGCTACGGCCTGATGGGCCCCAACCACGCCGTGGTCACCGCATGCTCGACCGGTGCGCACTCGATCGGCGATGCGGCCCGCATGATTCGCGATGATGATGCGGACATCATGCTGGCCGGTGGTTCGGAATCGACCATCAACCCGCTGGGCATTGCGGGCTTCGCGCAGGCGCGCGCGCTCAACACCGGGTTCAACGACCGGCCCGAACAGGCGAGCCGCCCCTATGACCGCAATCGCGAAGGCTTCGTGCTGGGCGAAGGTGCGGGCGTGGTCGTGCTGGAAGAATACGAACACGCCAAGGCGCGCGGCGCGAAGATCTACGCCGAGGTGGTCGGCTATGGTCTGTCGGGCGATGCCTACCACGTCACCGCGCCGCACCCCGAAGGCAAGGGCGCGGAACTCTCAATGCGGATGGCGCTGCGCAAGGCGGGACTGGAGCCGGACGATATCGATTACATCAATGCCCACGGCACCTCGACCATGGCTGACACGATCGAGCTCGCCGCGGCCAAGCGCGTCTTCGGCGACGATCTGGGCGGTGCTTCGATGTCGAGCACCAAGTCCGCCATCGGGCACCTTCTCGGCGGCGCAGGCGCGGTCGAGAGCATCTTCTGCATCCTCGCCATCCGCGACCAGATCGTGCCGCCCACGCTCAACCTCGACGATCCCGACGAGGGGACCGAGGGTGTCGATCTGGTGCCGCACACTGCCAAAAAGCGCGAAGTGAACGCCGTGCTCAACAACAGCTTCGGCTTCGGTGGCACCAATGCCAGCCTCGTGATGCGGAAGATCGACTGA
- a CDS encoding 2'-5' RNA ligase family protein, protein MGDSPLILTAQLPADLQGWATALRREHFPPERNYLAAHVTLFHALPGFCEGEAIQHMRQLASEFAPVEGRIVGVMSLGGGTAIRLESEGVLRLRTMLAEHFHGLLTEQDQGGKRLHVTVQNKVSSRQAKALQAELAPQVEPRDFAFRGLGLHRYLGGPWELVEDVNFRGRARA, encoded by the coding sequence ATGGGCGATTCCCCGCTGATCCTGACCGCGCAATTGCCCGCAGACCTGCAAGGCTGGGCAACCGCGCTGCGGAGAGAGCATTTTCCCCCCGAGCGCAATTACCTCGCCGCACACGTAACGCTGTTTCACGCATTGCCGGGCTTCTGCGAGGGCGAAGCGATCCAGCACATGCGTCAGCTGGCGAGTGAATTTGCGCCTGTGGAGGGCCGAATCGTTGGGGTAATGTCGCTCGGCGGAGGCACTGCCATCCGGCTCGAAAGCGAGGGCGTGCTGCGCCTTCGTACGATGCTGGCAGAGCATTTCCACGGTCTGCTGACCGAGCAGGACCAGGGCGGCAAGCGTCTCCATGTGACTGTGCAGAACAAGGTCTCCAGCAGACAGGCGAAGGCGCTGCAGGCCGAGCTTGCCCCGCAGGTCGAACCGCGCGACTTCGCCTTTCGCGGCCTTGGCCTGCACCGCTATCTGGGTGGTCCGTGGGAGTTGGTGGAGGACGTCAATTTCCGGGGAAGGGCACGCGCCTGA
- a CDS encoding strawberry notch-like NTP hydrolase domain-containing protein, with protein MFQSDLFPAGEQLPSMPLAYAIGTRVAALLASGRHLTRTDISGLFAEETGVLDWGGAWTIDDYNSAVEIGALLWLRESSRIDLATNVHEAEARFDWLEAALPPRHVRSEAQVELQQFSSPPMLAWLMAKAAAVSAQGTLLEPSAGNGALALWGSVQNASLILNEIDPARRDGLSHIFPSTAITAHDGELIADLLSGPVPSAVLMNPPFARSQERGKDGETAMRHLRGAIRAAASGARIVAIMPEGFDASTFAKGQDEASLLLDVRLQQVFRRTGTGIAVRLVVIDKVQTASSLAITGDTCDLIALHELVSELPPRAKIPASLHHLPVGKPVRLLGKTSTQRTPIRPVAPFAARPAATARATTLAYSVLADSAPVPEQKGIYLPYRPSRIAFEGAPVHPTPLVESVAMGSVAAPQPDVSPRLPAGWQADRLLSEAQCETLVYAAQAFARNLPGQFKVSQEGTALELSEDGHEYRQGFFLGDGTGAGKGRQIAAVIMDRWLAGERRHVWITKNEALLEDARRDWEALGGLPLDLQPLSRWKLGHPVTMSEGILFVTYPTLRSGRAEDTRLDQILAWAGEDFDGVIAFDEAHAMANALGGSSTRGKVKGSEQGRAGLRLQNCLPRARVLYASATGASDIANLGYTARLGLWGPETAFPTHEAFMTEIRAGGVAAMELVARDLKAQGLYLARALSFAGVEYEILEHSLTEAQKKIYDAYADAWAIIHRNLEAALEATRVIDEDSGDTLNRNAKAAALSIFEGTKQRFFAQLLLSMKLPSLIPAMEAALGEDHSVVVQLVSTAEAMLDRRLADLSEEEREALDIDLSPREYVIDYLTKSFPVRLMQVFADEDGNLRSEAMSDGEGNPVFCPRAIAARDALIEQLCALPPIATALDAIIEHFGTDAVAEVTGRTRRLVLGRDGEQRLERRSPSANVAEAQSFMEGTKRILVFSDAGGTGRSYHADLGARNQQRRIHFLLEPGWRADNAIQGLGRTNRTNQASAPLFRPVTTDVKGERRFISTIARRLDALGALTRGQRQTGGQNLFDPADNLESDYARDALSRWFQLLYDGKLEATTFGNFVERTGLRLENPDGGLTDNLPTIQRWLNRILALPIALQNAIFDEYLGLVEARIEAAREAGTLEVGLETVRVDHFAVLADELLRTDPVTGAETRLVSLEVSRHLRPLRLQRLVRMHEIGSTHAIPMRNARSGKVALSVPARRLIADDGAVIERRRLLRPLKSANWTLEALAESHWEEIGVTAFTSAWRIEEEEASKSPVTERVHLATGLLLPVWKRLPGDHVRVTRLVAEDGQSIIGREVLDIDLAAIAETFGLSGITGPAAKQLGDLVLASGKPLGLASHDPLTVKRSLVGGEQRLELTGFSPDRLDWYKGKGCFTEIIRYRTRLFVPVSRASSVLSGLALN; from the coding sequence ATGTTTCAATCAGACCTGTTTCCCGCCGGCGAGCAGTTGCCGTCCATGCCCTTGGCCTATGCCATTGGCACCCGAGTTGCCGCGCTTCTTGCTTCGGGACGTCATCTTACCCGTACCGACATTTCCGGGCTGTTCGCCGAAGAGACCGGTGTTCTGGATTGGGGAGGTGCCTGGACTATCGACGACTACAACAGCGCGGTCGAGATCGGCGCACTACTCTGGCTTCGAGAGTCCTCACGGATCGATCTGGCGACGAATGTACACGAAGCCGAAGCGCGGTTCGACTGGCTCGAAGCAGCCTTGCCGCCACGGCACGTTCGCAGCGAAGCACAGGTCGAGCTCCAACAATTCTCGAGCCCGCCAATGCTGGCGTGGCTGATGGCGAAGGCCGCAGCTGTCTCTGCGCAAGGCACCCTACTCGAACCGTCCGCAGGCAATGGTGCCCTTGCGCTGTGGGGCAGCGTTCAGAACGCTTCGCTGATCCTCAACGAGATCGACCCGGCAAGACGAGACGGTCTAAGCCACATCTTCCCTTCGACCGCGATCACCGCGCATGACGGGGAACTGATCGCCGACCTGCTTAGCGGTCCTGTTCCGTCGGCCGTGCTGATGAACCCGCCGTTCGCCCGCAGCCAGGAACGCGGCAAGGACGGCGAAACTGCCATGCGTCACCTCCGTGGTGCGATCCGGGCCGCTGCCAGTGGGGCGAGGATCGTCGCCATTATGCCTGAAGGCTTCGACGCCTCCACGTTCGCCAAGGGACAGGACGAAGCATCGCTGCTCCTCGATGTTCGCCTGCAGCAGGTGTTTCGCCGCACCGGGACGGGTATCGCCGTTCGCCTGGTCGTGATCGACAAGGTGCAGACTGCGTCCTCGCTCGCGATCACCGGAGATACCTGCGACCTGATCGCGCTCCACGAGCTTGTCTCCGAGCTTCCGCCAAGGGCGAAGATACCCGCCAGCCTCCATCACCTGCCAGTCGGCAAGCCAGTGCGCCTCCTTGGCAAGACTTCGACCCAACGCACGCCGATCCGGCCGGTGGCGCCTTTCGCAGCGAGACCAGCAGCCACAGCAAGAGCGACCACGCTTGCCTATTCGGTATTGGCCGACTCCGCGCCTGTGCCCGAACAGAAAGGCATCTACCTACCTTACCGGCCAAGCCGCATCGCTTTCGAAGGCGCGCCGGTTCATCCCACCCCGCTCGTGGAATCGGTCGCCATGGGTTCGGTCGCGGCGCCTCAGCCGGACGTTAGCCCGCGCCTTCCCGCAGGTTGGCAGGCCGACCGCCTTCTGTCCGAAGCGCAGTGCGAGACACTGGTCTACGCTGCGCAGGCATTCGCGCGCAACCTGCCGGGCCAGTTCAAAGTCAGTCAGGAAGGCACCGCGCTGGAACTATCCGAAGATGGTCACGAATACCGCCAAGGCTTCTTCCTTGGCGACGGGACCGGAGCGGGCAAGGGACGGCAGATCGCCGCGGTCATCATGGACCGCTGGCTCGCAGGCGAACGCCGCCATGTCTGGATCACCAAGAACGAGGCGCTGCTCGAAGATGCGCGCCGCGACTGGGAAGCGCTGGGCGGGCTGCCGCTCGATCTCCAGCCACTCTCGCGCTGGAAACTTGGCCACCCTGTGACGATGTCCGAAGGCATTCTCTTCGTCACCTATCCGACGCTGCGGTCGGGGCGCGCCGAGGATACGCGGCTCGACCAGATCCTTGCCTGGGCGGGCGAGGATTTCGACGGCGTGATCGCTTTCGACGAAGCCCATGCCATGGCCAATGCCCTCGGGGGCTCTTCAACCCGCGGCAAGGTCAAGGGCTCCGAACAGGGTAGGGCGGGCCTCCGGCTACAGAACTGTCTCCCGCGCGCCCGCGTGCTCTATGCTTCGGCCACCGGCGCCTCGGACATTGCCAACCTCGGTTACACCGCCCGGCTAGGCCTTTGGGGACCCGAGACCGCTTTTCCCACCCACGAGGCATTCATGACCGAGATCCGCGCTGGCGGCGTCGCGGCGATGGAACTCGTCGCCCGCGATCTTAAAGCCCAGGGCCTCTATCTTGCCCGTGCGCTGTCCTTCGCCGGGGTCGAGTACGAGATCCTCGAACACAGCCTGACCGAAGCGCAGAAAAAAATCTATGATGCCTATGCTGATGCCTGGGCGATCATTCACCGCAATCTCGAAGCAGCGCTCGAAGCAACACGCGTGATCGACGAGGACAGCGGCGACACGCTCAACCGCAATGCCAAGGCTGCGGCGCTCTCGATCTTCGAAGGCACCAAGCAGCGCTTCTTTGCCCAGCTCCTGCTTTCGATGAAACTGCCGAGCCTGATTCCGGCGATGGAAGCAGCGCTTGGCGAAGACCATTCGGTTGTCGTGCAGCTGGTCTCGACCGCTGAGGCCATGCTCGACCGGCGCCTCGCCGACCTTTCCGAAGAGGAACGCGAAGCTCTCGATATCGATCTGTCCCCGCGTGAATACGTCATCGACTACCTTACGAAGAGCTTCCCGGTACGATTGATGCAGGTCTTCGCCGACGAGGACGGCAATCTTCGCTCCGAGGCGATGAGCGACGGAGAGGGCAATCCCGTTTTCTGCCCGCGCGCCATTGCTGCGCGCGATGCGCTGATCGAACAGCTTTGCGCACTGCCGCCCATCGCCACTGCGCTCGATGCGATTATCGAACATTTCGGAACCGACGCCGTGGCCGAAGTCACGGGCCGGACCCGCAGGCTTGTCCTGGGCCGCGATGGTGAGCAGCGCCTCGAACGGCGTAGCCCCAGCGCCAATGTCGCCGAAGCCCAAAGCTTCATGGAAGGGACCAAGCGCATCCTGGTCTTCTCCGATGCAGGCGGCACGGGGCGTTCCTACCATGCCGACTTGGGCGCCAGGAACCAGCAGCGCCGGATTCACTTCCTGCTTGAACCGGGATGGCGCGCCGACAACGCCATCCAGGGTCTTGGGCGCACGAACCGCACCAATCAGGCCTCGGCCCCTCTGTTCCGCCCGGTCACCACAGATGTGAAGGGCGAGCGCCGGTTCATCTCGACTATTGCGCGAAGGCTCGACGCTTTGGGCGCGCTTACGCGCGGCCAGCGCCAGACGGGCGGACAGAACCTGTTCGACCCGGCCGACAATCTTGAAAGCGACTATGCGCGCGACGCGCTCAGCCGCTGGTTCCAGCTGCTCTATGACGGCAAGCTTGAAGCCACCACCTTTGGCAACTTCGTCGAGCGCACCGGCCTCCGGCTCGAAAACCCCGATGGGGGGCTGACCGACAATCTCCCCACCATCCAGCGCTGGCTCAACCGCATTCTCGCGCTACCGATCGCGCTCCAGAACGCCATATTCGATGAATACCTTGGCCTCGTCGAAGCGCGGATCGAAGCTGCACGTGAAGCCGGAACGCTTGAAGTCGGCCTTGAGACCGTCAGGGTCGATCACTTCGCGGTCCTTGCCGATGAACTCCTGCGCACCGATCCCGTGACCGGAGCCGAAACCCGGCTCGTCTCGCTCGAAGTGTCGAGGCACCTTCGGCCTCTGCGCTTGCAGCGCCTGGTGCGGATGCACGAGATTGGAAGCACGCACGCGATCCCGATGCGCAACGCACGCTCGGGCAAGGTCGCGCTGTCGGTTCCTGCCCGGCGCCTAATCGCTGACGACGGGGCCGTGATCGAACGTCGGCGCCTGCTGCGACCGCTCAAGTCCGCGAACTGGACGCTTGAGGCGCTTGCTGAAAGCCACTGGGAAGAAATTGGCGTCACTGCGTTCACCAGCGCCTGGCGCATCGAGGAAGAGGAGGCCTCCAAGTCGCCGGTGACCGAGCGCGTCCATCTCGCCACCGGGCTGCTGCTTCCGGTCTGGAAGCGCCTGCCTGGCGATCATGTCCGCGTCACCCGGCTTGTTGCCGAGGACGGCCAGTCGATCATCGGTCGCGAAGTGCTCGATATCGATCTCGCTGCGATCGCCGAGACCTTTGGCCTTTCCGGGATTACCGGACCAGCCGCAAAGCAGCTCGGCGACCTCGTCCTCGCCAGCGGCAAGCCGTTGGGCCTTGCAAGCCACGATCCACTCACGGTGAAACGCTCGCTGGTCGGGGGCGAACAGCGCCTTGAGCTTACCGGGTTCTCGCCCGATCGACTCGACTGGTACAAGGGCAAGGGCTGCTTCACTGAGATCATCCGCTATCGCACCCGGCTGTTTGTTCCGGTGTCGAGAGCTTCGTCGGTGCTTTCAGGCCTGGCGCTGAACTGA
- a CDS encoding integrase arm-type DNA-binding domain-containing protein: MALSEIQIKKAKAAERPYKLADGEGLFLLVQKNGSKLWRLKYRCHGKEKLLSFGAYPEVGIAAARELKRAAKGVLAEGRDPMVHKPGRDFEEAKTFRAIATMWHENRASSLNPAHAKRVWSRMGQDVLPVLGELMMHEITPPEVLKVIRKIEERGALDISRRAKQCIGQVFQFAIASGLCDSDPTAHLRGALKPRPRVKHMAKLPLAQLPELIIKMERYQEEGERRSEITRAALTFALLTWVRTKELRFAKKHEFEDLVGDSPVWRIGADRMKMGREHIVPLSRQAASLAQDMINKSEGEYVFPGQKPKMPLSENTMIYGLYRLGYHGRQTVHGFRGLASTWANEQLVEVGDPPMWIRRYHEDWVELQLAHNEENEVRGAYNAAEYLAPRRAMLQDWADFLDSIGGKAQNIAVLRAA; this comes from the coding sequence ATGGCCTTGAGTGAGATTCAGATCAAAAAAGCGAAGGCGGCTGAGCGTCCATACAAGCTTGCGGATGGGGAGGGATTATTCCTCCTCGTGCAAAAGAACGGCTCGAAGCTCTGGCGGCTGAAATACCGGTGCCACGGGAAAGAGAAGCTGCTTTCTTTCGGTGCCTACCCCGAAGTCGGAATAGCGGCCGCAAGAGAACTCAAGAGAGCTGCCAAGGGTGTGCTGGCCGAAGGCAGGGACCCGATGGTTCACAAACCGGGTCGGGACTTCGAAGAGGCTAAGACCTTCAGGGCGATTGCCACCATGTGGCATGAGAACAGAGCAAGTAGTCTCAATCCCGCCCATGCGAAGCGCGTGTGGTCGCGGATGGGGCAGGACGTGCTTCCTGTCTTAGGCGAGCTCATGATGCATGAGATAACTCCACCAGAAGTCCTGAAGGTCATTCGGAAGATCGAGGAGCGCGGCGCGCTCGACATCAGTCGACGGGCCAAGCAATGTATTGGTCAGGTATTCCAGTTCGCGATTGCCAGCGGACTTTGCGATTCCGATCCAACGGCGCATCTTCGGGGGGCTTTGAAACCACGTCCTCGGGTGAAGCATATGGCGAAGCTGCCTCTGGCACAGCTACCCGAACTCATCATCAAGATGGAGCGATACCAGGAAGAGGGTGAGAGACGATCCGAAATTACGCGGGCGGCATTGACCTTTGCTCTTCTTACATGGGTCCGGACAAAGGAACTTCGGTTCGCCAAGAAGCACGAGTTTGAAGATCTAGTCGGAGATTCACCAGTTTGGCGCATTGGCGCTGATCGTATGAAAATGGGCCGCGAGCATATCGTGCCATTGTCGCGACAAGCCGCTTCTCTTGCTCAAGACATGATCAACAAGTCCGAAGGCGAATACGTCTTTCCAGGCCAGAAGCCCAAGATGCCGCTTTCCGAGAATACGATGATCTATGGTCTCTATCGGCTCGGTTACCACGGGCGACAAACTGTTCACGGCTTCAGGGGTCTGGCGAGCACCTGGGCGAATGAGCAGCTGGTCGAGGTCGGCGATCCACCGATGTGGATCCGCCGATATCATGAAGACTGGGTCGAACTGCAATTGGCACACAACGAAGAGAACGAAGTTCGCGGAGCATACAATGCTGCCGAATATCTCGCTCCTCGGCGTGCAATGCTGCAGGATTGGGCAGACTTCCTCGACTCCATCGGCGGCAAGGCGCAGAACATTGCTGTTTTGAGGGCTGCTTGA
- a CDS encoding toprim domain-containing protein: protein MPVSNSTVSRTSLEDTARKICESRGGKWSGNKGISRCPAHDDRTPSLGVSLGRQAILFHCFAGCNQQSVLAALEREGFAAPALFSASATSDEPEPTRTRKPSAAALRIWRDAQPLRASPAKEYLEGRGILAASPALRFHPRTPLGPKGRTRFLPAMIAAVSLDEGPIAIHRTFLSTEASGKAAFEKPKRALGALGEAAVRLFAPVSGKLGLAEGVESAMSAYALIGIPVWATLGNERFGLVSVPESVTELHLFVDHDAGGELAASRGLAAYAREGRTIHVRKPSSRDTDWNDELTAWLRCKAAR from the coding sequence ATGCCTGTTTCGAATTCTACCGTGTCACGGACCTCGCTTGAGGACACCGCCCGCAAGATCTGTGAAAGCCGAGGCGGCAAGTGGTCCGGCAACAAGGGGATTTCCCGCTGCCCTGCGCATGATGACCGCACGCCTTCACTCGGCGTATCACTCGGTCGACAAGCCATCCTCTTCCATTGCTTTGCGGGATGCAATCAGCAGAGCGTCCTGGCAGCTTTGGAGCGTGAAGGTTTCGCGGCACCAGCGCTTTTCTCAGCTTCAGCGACCTCCGACGAACCCGAGCCGACCAGAACGCGCAAACCCTCGGCGGCAGCGCTGAGGATCTGGCGCGATGCACAGCCACTGCGTGCAAGTCCGGCAAAGGAATATCTTGAAGGTCGCGGCATCCTCGCCGCATCTCCGGCGCTTCGCTTTCACCCGCGAACGCCACTTGGCCCGAAAGGACGGACCCGCTTTCTGCCTGCCATGATCGCGGCAGTCAGCCTCGATGAGGGCCCGATCGCCATCCACCGCACGTTCCTCTCTACCGAGGCTTCAGGCAAGGCCGCTTTCGAAAAGCCGAAACGCGCGCTCGGCGCGCTCGGTGAAGCTGCTGTTCGTCTCTTCGCTCCAGTTTCCGGCAAGCTTGGCCTTGCCGAGGGGGTCGAGAGCGCGATGTCGGCCTATGCTCTCATCGGCATTCCCGTCTGGGCGACCCTGGGCAATGAGCGCTTCGGTCTCGTCAGCGTGCCTGAGAGCGTGACCGAGCTTCACCTCTTCGTCGATCACGATGCTGGCGGCGAGTTGGCCGCGTCGCGTGGCCTGGCTGCTTATGCCCGCGAAGGGCGGACGATCCACGTTCGCAAACCATCCTCACGCGACACCGACTGGAACGATGAACTTACAGCATGGCTGCGCTGCAAAGCGGCGCGGTAG
- a CDS encoding DUF5818 domain-containing protein has protein sequence MTTNRKRISGRLEHLSRGAAIVTDAGDHWVLEDYEPSNDDFGFEVTAEGIIVGFDRLRVEWLGQVSA, from the coding sequence ATGACTACGAATCGGAAAAGGATCAGCGGACGGCTCGAGCACCTTTCTCGGGGAGCCGCAATTGTAACCGATGCCGGAGATCACTGGGTTCTAGAAGACTATGAACCCTCAAACGATGACTTCGGATTTGAAGTTACCGCAGAGGGTATCATCGTCGGGTTCGATCGCCTTCGCGTCGAATGGCTTGGTCAGGTGTCAGCTTAG